The following proteins come from a genomic window of Stigmatopora nigra isolate UIUO_SnigA chromosome 9, RoL_Snig_1.1, whole genome shotgun sequence:
- the cdc7 gene encoding cell division cycle 7-related protein kinase isoform X1, translated as MEPCVVCTDEIFATDGVKSGHKKRISRDVKSGIELLYKAVPQLAKTFRIIEKIGEGTFSSVYLGEASIRDGSRGLFALKHLIPTSHPTRIAAELQCLTVAGGRENVMGVEYCFRKEDHTVIVMPYMEHQAIVDIIGSLSFEEVRMYIYHLLKALRHIHQFGIIHRDIKPNNFLYNRKARTFALVDFGLAQGTADTQIDLLKVVRQNLPQAKAGGSKERREKAQPRPPSGNTASASLHPPPSTAHPPSSSPSSTSATRKALIKKSRSVSHAVGASTSHTKDLVGLRKAPRPVFSERNMNSCSSTTTKQETRTQLPRTGELSSRRFLSARGALATSRVQKAQQGVHHSHTCNCFQTDRVCNVCLSRKQQLAPRAGTPGFRAPEVLLKWPNQGTAIDVWSAGVIFLSLLSGRFPFFKASDDLVALSQIMTIRGSRETTQAGKAIGKAVLCSRELPKLDLRVLCETLRGQRPGEEAGETLLSPKSKEKTLKSSQGDTWGIDERGWDRVPEEAYDLLDRLLDLNPMTRLTAAEGLEHPLFAHL; from the exons ATGGAGCCTTGTGTTGTTTGCACTGATGAAATATTTGCAACAGATGGTGTTAAGTCTGGACACAAGAAAAGAATCTCAA GGGATGTGAAGTCGGGCATAGAATTACTGTACAAAGCTGTTCCTCAGCTGGCCAAGACTTTTCGCATCATAGAGAAAATTGGAGAAG GAACATTCAGCTCTGTCTACCTTGGTGAGGCTAGCATTCGAGATGGCAGCAGAGGCTTGTTTGCCCTTAAACATCTCATTCCTACAAGTCATCCCACTCGCATTGCTGCTGAGCTCCAATGTCTGACTGTTGCTGG CGGCAGAGAGAATGTAATGGGTGTGGAGTATTGCTTCAGAAAGGAGGATCACACAGTGATTGTCATGCCTTATATGGAACATCAAGCTATAGTG GACATCATCGGCTCATTGAGCTTTGAAGAGGTTCGTATGTACATCTACCATCTGTTGAAGGCCCTCAGACACATTCATCAGTTTGGTATAATCCACCGAGACATCAAACCCAACAATTTTCTCTACAACAGGAAAGCCAGGAC GTTTGCCCTTGTGGATTTTGGCCTCGCTCAGGGAACTGCCGACACTCAAATCGACCTACTAAAGGTGGTCAGGCAGAATTTGCCGCAAGCCAAAGCCGGAGGCTCCAAAGAAAGACGAGAAAAAGCGCAACCTCGACCCCCCTCTGGGAACACTGCCTCTGCCTCATTACATCCACCGCCTTCTACGGCTCACCCCCCTTCCTCCTCTCCTTCCTCCACCTCTGCCACACGGAAAGCGCTGATTAAAAAATCACGTTCTGTCAGTCACGCGGTGGGGGCCTCCACTTCTCACACAAAG GATTTGGTTGGGTTACGCAAAGCACCAAGGCCTGTGTTTAGCGAAAGGAACATGAACAGCTGTTCTTCAACCACCACCAAACAAGAAACTAGGACACAA CTCCCAAGAACAGGAGAGCTTTCAAGTCGAAGGTTTCTTTCGGCAAGAGGGGCACTAGCAACCAGCCGTGTTCAGAAAGCTCAGCAAGGTGTTCACCACTCTCATACTTGTAACTGCTTCCAGACGGATCGAGTCTGCAATGTCTGCTTGTCTAG GAAGCAGCAGTTGGCTCCAAGAGCTGGAACTCCAGGTTTCCGGGCACCTGAAGTCCTCTTAAAGTGGCCAAATCAAGGGACAG CTATTGACGTGTGGTCAGCCGGAGTCATCTTCCTCTCCCTTCTGAGTGGACGCTTCCCGTTTTTCAAAGCCAGCGACGACTTGGTGGCCCTCTCTCAGATCATGACCATACGAGGCTCCAGAGAAACCACGCAAGCCGGCAAGGCGATCG GCAAGGCGGTGCTGTGCAGTCGGGAGCTTCCCAAGTTGGATCTCAGGGTCCTTTGCGAGACACTCAGGGGGCAGAGACCAGGAGAAGAAGCAGGTGAGACTCTGTTGTCTCCAAAAAGCAAAGAGAAAACCCTGAAATCCTCACAAGGAGACACTTGGGGCATTGATGAACGAGGGTGGGACAGGGTCCCCGAAGAGGCCTACGACCTTCTGGACCGCTTATTGGATCTTAACCCGATGACTAGACTTACAGCAGCGGAGGGTCTCGAGCACCCACTCTTTGCACACTTATGA
- the cdc7 gene encoding cell division cycle 7-related protein kinase isoform X2 produces MEPCVVCTDEIFATDGVKSGHKKRISRDVKSGIELLYKAVPQLAKTFRIIEKIGEGTFSSVYLGEASIRDGSRGLFALKHLIPTSHPTRIAAELQCLTVAGGRENVMGVEYCFRKEDHTVIVMPYMEHQAIVDIIGSLSFEEVRMYIYHLLKALRHIHQFGIIHRDIKPNNFLYNRKARTFALVDFGLAQGTADTQIDLLKDLVGLRKAPRPVFSERNMNSCSSTTTKQETRTQLPRTGELSSRRFLSARGALATSRVQKAQQGVHHSHTCNCFQTDRVCNVCLSRKQQLAPRAGTPGFRAPEVLLKWPNQGTAIDVWSAGVIFLSLLSGRFPFFKASDDLVALSQIMTIRGSRETTQAGKAIGKAVLCSRELPKLDLRVLCETLRGQRPGEEAGETLLSPKSKEKTLKSSQGDTWGIDERGWDRVPEEAYDLLDRLLDLNPMTRLTAAEGLEHPLFAHL; encoded by the exons ATGGAGCCTTGTGTTGTTTGCACTGATGAAATATTTGCAACAGATGGTGTTAAGTCTGGACACAAGAAAAGAATCTCAA GGGATGTGAAGTCGGGCATAGAATTACTGTACAAAGCTGTTCCTCAGCTGGCCAAGACTTTTCGCATCATAGAGAAAATTGGAGAAG GAACATTCAGCTCTGTCTACCTTGGTGAGGCTAGCATTCGAGATGGCAGCAGAGGCTTGTTTGCCCTTAAACATCTCATTCCTACAAGTCATCCCACTCGCATTGCTGCTGAGCTCCAATGTCTGACTGTTGCTGG CGGCAGAGAGAATGTAATGGGTGTGGAGTATTGCTTCAGAAAGGAGGATCACACAGTGATTGTCATGCCTTATATGGAACATCAAGCTATAGTG GACATCATCGGCTCATTGAGCTTTGAAGAGGTTCGTATGTACATCTACCATCTGTTGAAGGCCCTCAGACACATTCATCAGTTTGGTATAATCCACCGAGACATCAAACCCAACAATTTTCTCTACAACAGGAAAGCCAGGAC GTTTGCCCTTGTGGATTTTGGCCTCGCTCAGGGAACTGCCGACACTCAAATCGACCTACTAAAG GATTTGGTTGGGTTACGCAAAGCACCAAGGCCTGTGTTTAGCGAAAGGAACATGAACAGCTGTTCTTCAACCACCACCAAACAAGAAACTAGGACACAA CTCCCAAGAACAGGAGAGCTTTCAAGTCGAAGGTTTCTTTCGGCAAGAGGGGCACTAGCAACCAGCCGTGTTCAGAAAGCTCAGCAAGGTGTTCACCACTCTCATACTTGTAACTGCTTCCAGACGGATCGAGTCTGCAATGTCTGCTTGTCTAG GAAGCAGCAGTTGGCTCCAAGAGCTGGAACTCCAGGTTTCCGGGCACCTGAAGTCCTCTTAAAGTGGCCAAATCAAGGGACAG CTATTGACGTGTGGTCAGCCGGAGTCATCTTCCTCTCCCTTCTGAGTGGACGCTTCCCGTTTTTCAAAGCCAGCGACGACTTGGTGGCCCTCTCTCAGATCATGACCATACGAGGCTCCAGAGAAACCACGCAAGCCGGCAAGGCGATCG GCAAGGCGGTGCTGTGCAGTCGGGAGCTTCCCAAGTTGGATCTCAGGGTCCTTTGCGAGACACTCAGGGGGCAGAGACCAGGAGAAGAAGCAGGTGAGACTCTGTTGTCTCCAAAAAGCAAAGAGAAAACCCTGAAATCCTCACAAGGAGACACTTGGGGCATTGATGAACGAGGGTGGGACAGGGTCCCCGAAGAGGCCTACGACCTTCTGGACCGCTTATTGGATCTTAACCCGATGACTAGACTTACAGCAGCGGAGGGTCTCGAGCACCCACTCTTTGCACACTTATGA
- the glmna gene encoding LOW QUALITY PROTEIN: glomulin, FKBP associated protein a (The sequence of the model RefSeq protein was modified relative to this genomic sequence to represent the inferred CDS: substituted 1 base at 1 genomic stop codon), which translates to MALDQFSDVVQKCQALPVDSYSAGDHDIFMTAGRSCIEDGNSAQVLSIVLDDKNQDMVRFMGWNLLPPLVDVLMKKEDENLLHCLAIFNHLLETCRPKELLIGLLEQLEQEEPSIIAESINLLLTPLQKVLLRMGSRKASSLGMALSSALEQVAKLPIPHCKEQEEDDITLLSRCCADLTSFVKPFFQEVKLGLASKNGNPSGNSTNGVFQEQEELRTELLKFCMGCLSRPLLKVQLNDQETLPLSPLRDFASEILKNLTAIGESTPSLVYQPLCKRKVTTGFLEEEVRYPKESLASLAHLVFVHHLAADTFPCVFSPVFCLQCNMEHISLLLSRSEEFKIQKGLELYEKILVRVEDNSLPSELLQIKTFLTVPQNLAKVMTICPRRDLRCKGLKVFQLSIDKFNLKAKYDFFRFMLKTCNHSGLEGYIIKNIRGQIDTALRPTNGNIWFEGVHLLPLLRLVFTLPDGPETDLLQYLDRVMEALNLLRYLIIRDKVTENKTGIWTELYKIEDVFTKPLRVGINMSRAHYERELNTITNQDKKKVKEAPVMSVSVGDEKLPNMTPDSQIQALHSALHTFDMMESVLVRIEELTDGKEXIRPKCHFLLIKPVENMPD; encoded by the exons ATGGCTCTGGATCAGTTCAGTGATGTAGTCCAGAAATGT CAAGCCCTCCCCGTTGACAGTTACAGTGCCGGCGATCACGATATTTTCATGACCGCTGGTCGGTCATGCATCGAGGATGGAAACAGCGCTCAAGTGCTCAGTATTGTCCTAGATGACAAAAATCAA GACATGGTGAGATTTATGGGCTGGAATTTGCTTCCTCCTCTGGTTGACGTTCTAATGAAAAAGGAAGACGAGAACCTTCTTCACTGTCTGGCCATTTTCAATCACCTGTTAGAG ACGTGCAGGCCTAAAGAGTTGCTTATTGGCCTATTGGAACAGTTGGAACAAGAAGAACCTTCCATCATAGCAGAGAGCATCAATCTGCTGTTAACGCCTTTGCAGAAAG TGCTGCTGCGTATGGGAAGCCGTAAGGCATCATCTTTGGGCATGGCCTTATCATCTGCCCTGGAGCAGGTGGCCAAATTGCCCATCCCGCACTGCAAAGAGCAGGAGGAAGACGACATAACTCTGCTTAGTCGCTGCTGTGCTGACTTGACTAGTTTTGTCAAGCCATTTTTCCAGGAGGTTAAATTGGGACTCGCGAGCAAGAACGGGAACCCGAGTGGAAATTCCACAAATGGGGTGTTCCAGGAGCAAGAGGAGTTGAGGACTGAACTGCTCAAATT TTGTATGGGTTGTTTGAGTCGTCCTCTTCTGAAGGTGCAACTCAATGATCAGGAAACCCTCCCTCTGTCACCACTAAGAGATTTTGCCTCAGAAATCTTG AAAAATCTTACCGCTATCGGAGAGTCGACACCGTCTCTCGTTTATCAGCCCCTGTGCAAGAGAAAAGTAACCACAGGCTTTTTAGAGGAGGAAGTGCGTTATCCCAAAGAGTCCCTGGCGAGCCTGGCTCACCTGGTGTTTGTTCATCACCTGGCAGCTGACACGTTCCCCTGCGTCTTCAG TCCCGTCTTCTGTCTTCAGTGTAATATGGAGCACATCAGCCTCCTTCTGTCCAG aagtgaaGAATTCAAAATTCAGAAAGGACTG GAGCTGTATGAAAAAATTCTTGTGCGGGTGGAGGACAACAGTCTGCCTTCAGAACTTCTACAAATTAAAACATTCCTCACTGTCCCTCAG AACTTAGCCAAGGTGATGACCATATGTCCAAGACGTGATTTG AGATGTAAAGGTTTAAAAGTGTTCCAGCTGAGTATAGATAAATTTAATCTTAAGGCCAAGTACGATTTCTTTAG GTTCATGCTGAAGACGTGTAATCACTCCGGCTTAGAAGGTTACATCATCAAAAACATCAGAGGTCAAATTGACACAGCCCTCCGG CCCACCAATGGTAACATATGGTTCGAGGGGGTTCACCTGCTTCCTCTGTTGCGATTGGTATTCACCCTTCCAGATGGCCCTGAGACTGACCTCCTGCAGTATCTTGACAG AGTCATGGAGGCTCTTAACTTATTACGCTACCTCATCATAAGGGACAAAGTAACTGAGAATAAG ACCGGCATCTGGACAGAGCTCTATAAAATTGAAGATGTTTTCACGAAGCCCCTTCGTGTTGGTATTAACATGTCAAGAGCGCACTATGAAAGGGAACTGAACACCATTACAAATCAAGACAagaaaaaggtcaaag AGGCACCTGTGATGTCTGTGTCCGTCGGTGACGAGAAGCTCCCAAATATGACGCCAGATTCTCAGATTCAG GCACTTCATTCAGCCTTGCACACCTTTGATATGATGGAAAGTGTACTGGTGCGAATAGAGGAGCTCACAGACGGGAAGGAATAGATAAGACCTAAATGTCACTTTCTGCTGATTAAACCTGTGGAAAAT ATGCCAGACTGA